From one Meiothermus cerbereus DSM 11376 genomic stretch:
- a CDS encoding alpha-amylase family glycosyl hydrolase: MYALRHWMWLGLLLFSLAWAQQKVAVTFTYDPPYGLEVRSVSLRGSFNNWAELPMQKTEEGVWQVTLELPPGPVQYKFVVNGQWPKDMCEDETFGTPQVDAEAEGCVDDGQGGKNAVREVGRTAEASPEPEKALLEHDPANPRFLSQVAGRLSVRFWTSEEVRSATLLADRPYPMLLQLRTLEGTMWRGTLPLSAQQYRLQVVDQEGQAQTFGPYQVPAQRFSAVDWVAGRVGYQIFPDRFWNGDPRNDHLALKTSQARFDKTWSGKPPYLSRWSDPPGDYHCCQQYYGGDLAGVLQRLPHLRALGVNLIYFNPLFDSGSAHGYDTHDYVRVAPRLGDNALLKRLLSEARRQGIRVIFDFVPNHTGLGHWAFQDVVKKGRESRYWNWYFIRQWPFTPGDGRAYVGWADLGSLPKLNTANPEVQDYLIRVSRFWLNFGFDGIRVDVANEISPEFVRRWRAELKAQKPEVYLVGEVWDLRPEYLQGDQFDSLMNYTLGRGGSPPAFGGILGFARGGPLQNGRRALADLARVYATYPEAVAAMGFNLIGSHDTPRVLTELGGGGLRDTPSPEALARLRLASAMLYALPGASVVFQGEECGFTGERGQWPVNELYRYPLQWDRCRAEVLQHYRLLGRLKGQLKAFQSPLFRTYRGEEALMAFLRGEPGVGEVLAAFNNSSEEALMPLPPGQWRDAVEGRVYQRQVRLAGLGWRYLERVR; the protein is encoded by the coding sequence ATGTATGCACTAAGACATTGGATGTGGCTTGGGCTTCTGCTGTTCAGCCTGGCATGGGCCCAACAAAAGGTGGCTGTTACCTTCACCTACGACCCCCCCTATGGCCTCGAGGTGCGCTCGGTGAGCCTGCGGGGCAGCTTCAACAACTGGGCCGAGCTGCCCATGCAGAAGACCGAGGAAGGGGTCTGGCAGGTAACGCTAGAGCTGCCGCCAGGCCCGGTGCAGTACAAGTTTGTGGTCAATGGGCAGTGGCCCAAAGACATGTGCGAAGACGAAACCTTTGGCACGCCGCAGGTGGATGCCGAGGCCGAGGGCTGCGTGGACGACGGTCAGGGTGGCAAGAATGCGGTGCGCGAGGTGGGCCGGACTGCTGAAGCCTCACCGGAGCCGGAAAAAGCCCTGCTCGAGCACGACCCCGCCAACCCCCGCTTCCTCTCGCAGGTGGCCGGGCGGCTTTCGGTGCGCTTCTGGACGAGCGAAGAAGTGCGTTCCGCCACCCTGCTGGCCGACCGGCCCTACCCCATGCTGTTGCAGCTTCGCACGCTCGAGGGAACCATGTGGCGGGGCACCCTGCCGCTTAGCGCGCAGCAGTACCGTCTGCAGGTAGTAGACCAGGAAGGCCAAGCGCAGACCTTTGGCCCCTACCAGGTTCCGGCCCAGCGCTTTAGCGCGGTGGACTGGGTGGCGGGGCGGGTGGGCTATCAGATCTTCCCCGACCGCTTCTGGAACGGCGACCCCCGCAACGACCACCTGGCCCTAAAGACCTCCCAGGCCCGTTTCGACAAAACCTGGAGCGGGAAACCTCCCTACCTCTCGCGCTGGAGCGATCCCCCCGGTGACTACCACTGCTGCCAGCAGTACTACGGCGGCGACTTAGCCGGGGTGCTACAGCGCCTGCCCCACCTGCGCGCGCTGGGGGTGAACCTGATTTACTTCAACCCCCTCTTCGATTCAGGCTCGGCCCATGGCTACGACACCCACGACTACGTGCGGGTGGCCCCCCGCCTGGGCGACAACGCCCTCCTCAAGCGCCTGCTGAGCGAGGCCCGGCGCCAGGGCATCCGGGTCATCTTCGACTTTGTGCCCAACCACACTGGCCTAGGCCACTGGGCCTTCCAGGACGTGGTGAAGAAGGGCCGCGAGTCGCGCTACTGGAACTGGTACTTCATCCGCCAGTGGCCCTTTACCCCCGGCGATGGCCGCGCCTATGTGGGCTGGGCCGACCTGGGCAGCCTGCCCAAACTCAATACCGCCAACCCCGAGGTGCAGGACTATTTGATCCGGGTCTCCCGGTTCTGGCTCAACTTTGGCTTCGATGGCATCCGGGTGGATGTGGCCAACGAGATCTCGCCCGAGTTCGTGCGGCGCTGGCGGGCTGAACTCAAGGCGCAAAAGCCCGAGGTGTACCTGGTGGGGGAGGTCTGGGACCTGCGCCCGGAGTACCTTCAGGGCGACCAGTTCGACTCCCTGATGAACTACACCCTGGGGCGCGGCGGCTCGCCGCCGGCCTTTGGGGGCATTCTGGGCTTTGCGCGCGGTGGGCCTTTGCAGAACGGGCGACGGGCCCTGGCCGATCTGGCCCGGGTTTATGCGACCTATCCTGAGGCCGTGGCGGCGATGGGCTTTAACCTGATCGGCTCCCACGATACCCCGCGCGTCCTGACCGAGCTGGGCGGGGGCGGCCTGCGCGATACTCCCAGCCCGGAGGCCCTGGCCCGGCTGCGGCTGGCTTCGGCTATGCTCTATGCCCTGCCGGGGGCCTCGGTGGTGTTCCAGGGCGAGGAGTGCGGGTTTACCGGCGAGCGGGGGCAGTGGCCGGTAAACGAGCTATACCGCTACCCCCTTCAGTGGGATCGGTGTCGCGCCGAGGTGCTCCAGCACTACCGCTTGCTGGGCCGCCTGAAGGGCCAGCTCAAGGCTTTCCAGAGCCCGCTCTTCCGCACCTACCGGGGCGAGGAGGCCCTGATGGCCTTCCTGCGCGGTGAGCCGGGGGTGGGGGAGGTGCTGGCGGCCTTCAACAACAGTAGCGAAGAGGCTCTTATGCCGCTGCCCCCCGGCCAGTGGCGCGATGCGGTGGAGGGACGGGTTTACCAACGGCAGGTGCGCCTAGCCGGGCTGGGGTGGCGCTACCTCGAGCGGGTTCGCTAA
- a CDS encoding DMT family transporter: protein MGYLYVLAAACLWGLLGVVSRFAFEQGVGPLEVAFWRAALGAVLFGAQAVLIQKIRLERADAGAVLGFGLVGISLFYGAYQLAIESGGAALAAVLLYTAPAIVALLSWLFLREPMDAHKLLAVALTLLGVALVSLQGGGARVTLAAVFWGLLSALTYATYYLFGKLYLSKYTTPTVFLYALPVGALGLLPFVDFVPKNAEAWAAIAFLTVASTFFAVTLYFAGLRHLEATRASVVATIEPVVAAFAAWLWWGERFSLLGYLGAGLVLAGVVWMVLRPQTAVAPSPHQSTG, encoded by the coding sequence ATCGGGTATTTGTATGTGCTGGCCGCCGCCTGCTTGTGGGGGCTCCTTGGGGTGGTCTCCCGATTTGCCTTTGAGCAGGGGGTGGGCCCCCTCGAGGTGGCCTTCTGGCGGGCGGCTTTGGGTGCGGTGTTGTTTGGTGCCCAGGCCGTTCTAATACAAAAAATCCGCCTCGAGCGCGCCGATGCTGGGGCGGTGCTGGGCTTTGGCCTGGTGGGCATCTCGCTTTTTTATGGGGCCTACCAGCTTGCCATCGAGAGTGGGGGCGCAGCTTTGGCGGCGGTGCTGCTCTATACCGCCCCAGCTATAGTGGCCCTGCTCTCCTGGCTGTTTTTGCGCGAGCCCATGGACGCCCATAAGCTTTTGGCGGTGGCCCTGACCCTTTTGGGGGTGGCCCTGGTGAGCCTGCAAGGGGGTGGGGCCCGGGTGACCCTGGCTGCGGTGTTCTGGGGCCTGCTCTCGGCCCTGACCTATGCCACCTACTACCTGTTTGGCAAACTTTATCTGAGCAAATACACCACCCCCACGGTGTTTTTGTATGCGCTTCCGGTGGGGGCGCTGGGGCTCTTGCCTTTTGTGGATTTTGTTCCCAAAAATGCCGAGGCCTGGGCCGCCATCGCTTTTTTGACGGTGGCTTCCACCTTTTTTGCCGTGACGCTGTACTTTGCCGGACTCAGGCACCTCGAGGCCACCCGGGCCTCGGTGGTGGCGACCATAGAGCCGGTGGTGGCGGCTTTTGCAGCCTGGCTGTGGTGGGGCGAGCGCTTCAGCCTGCTGGGGTATCTGGGGGCGGGGCTGGTGCTGGCGGGGGTGGTGTGGATGGTGCTCAGGCCGCAGACCGCGGTGGCCCCAAGCCCGCACCAAAGCACAGGATGA
- the glyA gene encoding serine hydroxymethyltransferase, which produces MTKAPETLPRDELVFDLIRQEEERQRNGLELIASENFTSAQVREAVGSVLTNKYAEGYPGKRWYGGCEIVDQVETLAIERAKQLFGAAWANVQPHSGSSANIAVYAALLKPGDTVLGMDLSHGGHLTHGSPVNFSGINYRFIGYKVRQEDELLHMEDVRALALEHKPRMIICGASAYSRILDFKAFREIADEVGAYLMADIAHIAGLVAAGLHPSPLPYAHVVTSTTHKTLRGPRSGLILSNDLEVAAILDRSIFPGTQGGPLEHVIAGKAVAFWEALQPSFKTYSAQIIKNAQTLAAELQKRGYRIVSGGTDNHLFVVDLRPQGLNGSKATRLLDAVHITISKSTLPYDSEKIIHGGGIRIGTPAITTRGMTEEHMPLIAEFIDRALKGDNPETLKAEVKAFASQFPLP; this is translated from the coding sequence ATGACCAAGGCGCCCGAAACTCTCCCCCGCGACGAGCTGGTCTTCGACCTGATCCGCCAGGAAGAAGAGCGCCAGCGCAATGGCCTCGAGCTCATTGCCTCGGAAAACTTCACCTCGGCCCAGGTGCGCGAAGCGGTGGGCAGCGTGCTCACCAACAAGTACGCCGAGGGCTACCCCGGCAAGCGCTGGTACGGCGGCTGTGAGATTGTAGACCAGGTTGAAACCCTGGCCATCGAGCGGGCCAAACAGCTTTTTGGGGCGGCCTGGGCCAACGTGCAGCCCCATTCTGGCTCTAGCGCCAACATTGCGGTGTACGCCGCGCTGCTCAAACCCGGCGACACCGTCTTGGGCATGGATCTGTCGCACGGCGGCCACCTCACCCACGGCTCCCCGGTCAACTTCTCGGGCATCAACTACAGGTTTATTGGCTACAAGGTGCGCCAAGAAGACGAATTGCTGCACATGGAGGACGTGCGGGCTTTGGCCCTGGAGCACAAGCCCAGAATGATCATCTGTGGAGCCAGCGCCTACAGTCGCATCCTCGATTTTAAGGCCTTCCGCGAGATTGCCGACGAGGTGGGGGCCTACCTGATGGCCGACATCGCCCACATCGCGGGGCTGGTAGCGGCAGGACTGCACCCCTCGCCCCTGCCTTATGCCCACGTGGTCACCTCGACCACCCACAAGACCCTGCGCGGCCCACGCTCCGGCCTGATTTTATCGAACGACCTCGAGGTGGCCGCCATCCTGGATCGCTCCATCTTCCCCGGAACCCAGGGGGGGCCTTTGGAGCACGTTATCGCGGGCAAAGCAGTGGCTTTCTGGGAGGCTTTGCAGCCCTCCTTCAAAACTTACTCAGCCCAGATCATCAAAAACGCCCAGACCCTGGCTGCCGAGCTACAAAAGCGCGGCTACCGCATCGTTTCGGGCGGCACCGACAACCACCTTTTTGTGGTGGATCTGCGCCCCCAGGGCCTCAACGGCAGCAAGGCCACCCGGCTCTTAGACGCCGTCCACATCACCATCTCCAAAAGCACCCTGCCCTACGACAGCGAGAAAATCATCCACGGCGGCGGCATCCGCATCGGCACCCCGGCCATCACCACCCGCGGCATGACCGAGGAACACATGCCCCTCATCGCCGAGTTTATTGACCGGGCCCTGAAAGGCGATAACCCCGAAACGCTCAAGGCCGAGGTAAAAGCCTTTGCCTCGCAGTTTCCGCTCCCTTAG
- the gabT gene encoding 4-aminobutyrate--2-oxoglutarate transaminase, translated as MIQTPSKNQALIERRHKVVPRGVSQVHPIVIERAEGGKIWDVDGNEYLDWFGGIGVLNVGHNHPKVVAAVEKQLRRYLHTCFPGVAYEPYIELAERITATAPIGGEKKAFFINTGVEATENAIKIARAYTNRPGVIAFRGSFHGRTLMGMTLTGKSNPYRQNFGPFAPEVYHAPYPSEYHGVDTRKALEGLHEVFDTQIQPERVAAIIIEPQLGEGGFTPAPKPFLKALRSLTQKHGIVFIDDEVQTGIGRTGKFWAIEHAEVEPDLICFAKSIGGGMPIGGVLGKAEIMDAPLVGGLGSTFGGNPLSCAAALAVLDIFEEENLLEKAQKLGEVLHEGFRQIQARFPQVVGDVRGLGPMIAMELVKDPSSKSPDAQLANRLLEIAREKGLLLFKAGMHANVIRCLVPLVVSEEEARKGLAILEASLEQALSEAK; from the coding sequence ATGATTCAAACCCCTTCCAAAAACCAGGCCCTGATCGAGCGGCGGCATAAGGTTGTCCCCAGAGGCGTTTCGCAAGTACACCCCATCGTGATAGAGCGCGCCGAGGGCGGGAAAATCTGGGACGTAGACGGCAACGAGTACCTGGACTGGTTCGGCGGCATCGGGGTGCTGAACGTCGGGCACAACCACCCCAAAGTGGTAGCAGCCGTGGAAAAACAACTGCGCCGCTACCTGCACACCTGCTTTCCCGGGGTGGCCTACGAGCCCTACATCGAGCTGGCCGAGCGAATCACAGCCACCGCGCCCATTGGCGGCGAGAAAAAGGCTTTCTTTATCAACACCGGCGTGGAAGCCACCGAGAACGCCATCAAGATTGCCCGGGCCTATACCAACCGGCCTGGGGTGATTGCCTTCCGGGGCAGCTTCCACGGGCGCACCCTGATGGGCATGACCCTCACCGGCAAGTCCAATCCCTACCGCCAGAACTTTGGCCCCTTTGCCCCCGAGGTCTACCACGCCCCCTACCCCAGCGAGTACCACGGGGTGGACACCCGCAAGGCCCTGGAGGGGCTGCACGAGGTCTTCGATACCCAGATCCAGCCCGAGCGGGTGGCCGCCATCATCATCGAGCCGCAGCTGGGCGAGGGCGGCTTCACCCCGGCCCCCAAGCCCTTCCTCAAAGCCCTGCGCAGCCTCACCCAGAAGCACGGCATCGTCTTCATTGACGATGAGGTGCAGACCGGCATTGGCCGCACTGGCAAATTCTGGGCCATCGAGCACGCCGAGGTGGAGCCCGACCTAATCTGCTTCGCCAAGAGCATCGGGGGCGGGATGCCCATCGGCGGGGTGCTGGGCAAGGCCGAGATCATGGACGCCCCCCTGGTGGGCGGGCTGGGCAGCACCTTCGGCGGCAATCCCCTCTCGTGTGCGGCGGCGCTGGCGGTGCTGGACATCTTCGAAGAGGAAAACCTGCTGGAAAAAGCCCAGAAGCTGGGGGAGGTTCTGCACGAAGGCTTCCGCCAGATTCAGGCCCGCTTCCCCCAGGTGGTGGGCGATGTGCGCGGCCTGGGGCCCATGATTGCCATGGAACTGGTCAAAGACCCCAGCTCCAAAAGCCCCGATGCCCAGCTCGCCAACCGCCTGCTGGAGATTGCCCGCGAGAAAGGTTTGCTGCTCTTTAAGGCCGGCATGCACGCCAACGTGATCCGCTGCCTGGTGCCGCTGGTGGTAAGCGAAGAGGAAGCCCGCAAGGGCCTGGCCATTCTGGAAGCGAGCCTCGAGCAGGCCCTGAGCGAAGCCAAATAG